TGTCATGACGAGGGAATGCCTCCCGATCACGGGAGGCCCAAGGCATACGTCAGAATGCGGGGGAAGCGCGGGGGTTGGCCGACGGCCAGGAATAGCGCGGCGGCGCCTTGTTGCGCCGCTCATGAGCCGGGCGCGGGGTTTGTCCCAGGCCGAGCAACCAGGCCAGGCCGACCAAAAACACCAGGGCGACCGTCAAGGCGTTGCAGACCGGGCAGGCAAAGTAGTTCGAGATGTTGCTGGAAGACGGGCTGCCCAACCCTTTGTCGGAAAGTGGCGCTGGCTTGCCGTCCACCGAACAGAACGCCCCGCCGATGCCATTCAGCTCCTGGCCCATCATCTGCCCATGCCCCAAACCGCAGACGAACAGGTTCATCAGCACGCAGAAGTACAGGGCCCAGGCAATCAGGGAACGGTCGGGGTGGCTCAATTTCATGGCGGCGACTCTACCACCAGAGCCGCCCAAGGATGAAGTGTCGCAGGCCCCTGTGGCAGAACGTCGCAGATTACGTGCACTTCCCAGGGTTGGTAGACTGGGCGCCCTCAAAGCCTGACGTATTGATCCAGAGCAATGCAGGCGTTTCACAGGATGCACAGTTGATGAGTACCTTATTCACCCGCCGCAAAGTGCTGACCGGAATGGGCCTGCTGGGCCTGGGCAGCCTGCTGGGCGGCTGTGACTACAGCCCCAAGCTGAACTTCAAGTACGGCAAGGACCTGAGCGACAAAATCATGGGCCGCACCTTCAAGCTCA
The genomic region above belongs to Pseudomonas azotoformans and contains:
- a CDS encoding DUF2946 domain-containing protein; this encodes MKLSHPDRSLIAWALYFCVLMNLFVCGLGHGQMMGQELNGIGGAFCSVDGKPAPLSDKGLGSPSSSNISNYFACPVCNALTVALVFLVGLAWLLGLGQTPRPAHERRNKAPPRYSWPSANPRASPAF